Proteins encoded together in one Streptomyces sp. TLI_171 window:
- a CDS encoding ABC transporter substrate-binding protein: protein MDVSAVEGLAGLALEELRVLRRDALEQEADLSYLRRLLHGRMDILRAELQRREIPAALASEEQCALLDRLPAILADAPSSIRRPARHLTLGPPRGERYRREADALMGDVQLADLAAHATADLLAAIERLDEHQREVSSRRSALQRTADDCGAEITRRYREGEARVDDLLSGG, encoded by the coding sequence ATGGACGTGAGCGCGGTAGAGGGGCTGGCCGGCCTGGCCCTGGAAGAGCTGCGGGTGCTGCGCCGGGACGCCCTGGAGCAGGAGGCCGACCTGTCGTACCTGCGCCGCCTGCTGCACGGCCGGATGGACATCCTGCGGGCCGAACTGCAGCGCCGGGAGATCCCGGCGGCCCTCGCCAGCGAGGAGCAGTGCGCGCTGCTGGACCGGCTGCCGGCGATCCTCGCCGACGCCCCGTCCTCGATCCGCCGCCCGGCCCGGCACCTCACCCTCGGCCCGCCGCGCGGCGAGCGCTACCGGCGGGAGGCGGACGCCCTGATGGGCGACGTCCAGCTGGCGGACCTGGCGGCGCACGCCACCGCCGACCTGCTGGCCGCGATCGAGCGCCTGGACGAGCACCAGCGCGAGGTCTCCAGCCGCCGCAGCGCCCTGCAGCGGACGGCCGACGACTGCGGGGCGGAGATCACCCGCAGGTACCGTGAAGGGGAGGCCCGGGTCGACGACCTGCTCAGCGGAGGCTGA
- a CDS encoding asparaginase — MSQSALPALAEVIRSGFTEGRHRGSLVLLDADGAVEFTLGTPELPVYPRSTAKPFQAVATLRAGLDLHGEQLALAASSHSAEPFHRAAVRRILADAGLTEAALRLPADLPLDEVEAEELLRSGGERAPILMDCSGKHAAWLAASAANGWDLESYLAPAHPIQQLARTALEEATGERAAHLGTDGCGAPLLAVSLTGLARGYRALLLAGSGTPQRRVADAMRAHPEFVAGTRRADTWLMRAVPGALSKMGAEAVQVVALADGRALAFKIEDGAERARGPVLAAALRRLGVQDPVLERIAAAPLHGGGQVVGEVRAAF, encoded by the coding sequence GTGTCGCAGTCCGCCCTGCCCGCCCTCGCCGAGGTCATACGCTCCGGCTTCACCGAGGGCCGCCACCGCGGTTCGCTGGTCCTGCTCGACGCCGACGGTGCCGTCGAGTTCACCCTCGGCACCCCCGAGCTGCCGGTCTACCCGCGCTCCACCGCCAAGCCCTTCCAGGCGGTGGCCACCCTGCGGGCCGGCCTCGACCTGCACGGCGAACAGCTCGCGCTGGCCGCCTCCAGCCACTCCGCAGAACCGTTCCACCGCGCCGCGGTGCGCCGGATCCTGGCCGACGCCGGACTGACCGAGGCCGCCCTGCGGCTGCCCGCCGACCTGCCGCTGGACGAGGTGGAGGCGGAGGAGCTGCTGCGCTCCGGCGGGGAGCGCGCCCCGATCCTGATGGACTGCTCCGGCAAGCACGCCGCCTGGCTGGCCGCGTCGGCCGCCAACGGCTGGGACCTGGAGTCCTACCTCGCCCCGGCCCACCCGATCCAGCAGCTGGCCCGCACCGCGCTGGAGGAGGCCACCGGCGAGCGGGCCGCGCACCTGGGCACCGACGGCTGCGGGGCCCCGCTGCTGGCCGTCTCGCTGACCGGCCTGGCCCGCGGCTACCGGGCCCTCCTGCTGGCCGGGTCCGGCACCCCGCAGCGCCGGGTCGCCGACGCGATGCGCGCCCACCCCGAGTTCGTGGCCGGCACCCGACGGGCCGACACCTGGCTGATGCGGGCGGTGCCCGGGGCGCTGTCGAAGATGGGCGCCGAGGCCGTGCAGGTGGTCGCGCTGGCCGACGGCCGGGCCCTCGCCTTCAAGATCGAGGACGGCGCGGAGCGCGCCCGCGGCCCGGTGCTGGCCGCCGCGCTGCGCCGCCTGGGCGTCCAGGACCCGGTGCTGGAGCGGATCGCCGCCGCCCCGCTGCACGGCGGCGGCCAGGTGGTCGGCGAGGTCCGCGCGGCGTTCTGA
- a CDS encoding dodecin, with translation MTDHVYRVTEIVGSSHEGVDAAIRNGIARAGRTLRNLDWFEVVQVRGQLKDGQIEHYQVGLKVGFRLDDED, from the coding sequence ATGACCGACCACGTCTACCGGGTCACCGAGATCGTCGGGTCCTCGCACGAGGGTGTGGACGCCGCCATCCGCAACGGCATCGCCCGCGCGGGCCGCACACTGCGCAACCTGGACTGGTTCGAGGTGGTGCAGGTCCGCGGCCAGCTCAAGGACGGGCAGATCGAGCACTACCAGGTCGGCCTGAAGGTCGGCTTCCGGCTCGACGACGAGGACTGA
- a CDS encoding inorganic diphosphatase: protein MEFDVLIEIPKGSRNKYEVDHETGRLRLDRMLFTSTRYPADYGYVEGTLADDGDPLDALVILEEPTFPGCLIKCRAIGMFHMTDEAGGDDKLLCVPATDPRWSHLQDLQDVSEFDRLEIQHFFEVYKDLEPGKSVQGADWVGRAEAEAEIEASIKRLQEQGGH from the coding sequence TTGGAGTTCGACGTCCTGATCGAGATCCCGAAGGGCTCGCGCAACAAGTACGAGGTCGACCATGAGACCGGTCGCCTCCGCCTGGACCGGATGCTCTTCACCTCGACCCGCTACCCGGCCGACTACGGCTACGTCGAGGGCACCCTCGCGGACGACGGCGACCCGCTGGACGCGCTGGTCATCCTGGAGGAGCCGACCTTCCCCGGCTGCCTGATCAAGTGCCGCGCCATCGGTATGTTCCACATGACCGACGAGGCCGGCGGCGACGACAAGCTGCTGTGCGTCCCGGCGACCGACCCGCGCTGGTCGCACCTGCAGGACCTGCAGGACGTGTCGGAGTTCGACCGCCTGGAGATCCAGCACTTCTTCGAGGTCTACAAGGACCTGGAGCCGGGCAAGTCCGTCCAGGGCGCCGACTGGGTCGGCCGGGCCGAGGCCGAGGCCGAGATCGAGGCCTCGATCAAGCGTCTGCAGGAGCAGGGCGGCCACTGA
- the dacB gene encoding D-alanyl-D-alanine carboxypeptidase/D-alanyl-D-alanine-endopeptidase, giving the protein MRAGTGAGRGRRAALAGVLGVALAAGVTVADPALAQPSPSANHGKRGEDAHPSPGPGRDDRGNGQQERRGNRHRAVPVKGPVLAAGDSADSKAPTGSGLRSALGSTVQDKSLGTLNFAVADAATGEFLFGSQENAPATPASTTKLATSVAALALLPADHRIATTVVQGAPGQITLVGGGDPTLTALPADQIKVGGAGVDAESAPASMAELARRTAAALKAAGTTSVKLAYDTSLYTGPLLHKDHDAMNIAAVTPLMVDEGRIDPRSPDEAPARVFDPAGQAADSFANFLKAEGITVQGKPAQATAGAGAQELARVESPVIGRLVERLLTASDNTLAEAVARQVAIAAGQPASFDGAAKAVTDRLTALGVPLTGVVITDGSGLAKANLIPPITLVKVLAAAASPDHPELRPVLTGLPIAGFTGTLVNRFGAKSGAAEAAGIVRAKTGTLQGVNTLAGTVVDADGRVLAFALMTRTTADPTAARAAVDRIVARIAACGC; this is encoded by the coding sequence GTGAGAGCAGGGACAGGGGCGGGACGCGGGCGCAGGGCCGCGCTCGCGGGTGTGCTGGGGGTGGCGCTGGCGGCCGGGGTGACGGTCGCGGATCCGGCGCTGGCGCAGCCGTCGCCGAGCGCCAACCACGGCAAGCGCGGCGAGGACGCCCACCCCTCGCCGGGCCCGGGCAGGGACGACCGGGGCAACGGCCAGCAGGAGCGCCGCGGCAACCGGCACCGCGCGGTGCCGGTCAAGGGCCCGGTGCTGGCCGCCGGCGACTCCGCCGACAGCAAGGCGCCGACCGGCAGCGGGCTGCGCAGCGCGCTCGGCAGCACCGTCCAGGACAAGTCGCTGGGCACCCTGAACTTCGCGGTCGCCGACGCCGCCACCGGCGAGTTCCTGTTCGGTTCGCAGGAGAACGCCCCCGCCACGCCCGCCTCCACCACCAAGCTGGCCACCTCGGTCGCCGCGCTGGCGCTGCTGCCCGCCGACCACCGGATCGCCACCACCGTGGTGCAGGGCGCCCCCGGCCAGATCACCCTGGTCGGCGGCGGCGACCCCACGCTGACCGCGCTGCCCGCCGACCAGATCAAGGTCGGCGGGGCGGGCGTGGACGCGGAGAGCGCACCGGCCTCGATGGCCGAGCTGGCCCGCCGCACCGCCGCCGCGCTGAAGGCGGCCGGCACCACCTCGGTGAAGCTGGCGTACGACACCTCGCTGTACACGGGGCCGCTGCTGCACAAGGACCACGACGCGATGAACATCGCCGCGGTCACCCCGCTGATGGTCGACGAGGGCCGGATCGACCCGCGCTCCCCCGACGAGGCCCCGGCCCGGGTGTTCGACCCGGCCGGGCAGGCCGCCGACTCCTTCGCGAACTTCCTGAAGGCCGAGGGCATCACCGTCCAGGGCAAGCCCGCGCAGGCCACCGCCGGTGCGGGGGCGCAGGAGCTGGCCCGGGTGGAGTCCCCGGTGATCGGCCGGCTGGTGGAGCGGCTGCTGACCGCCTCCGACAACACGCTGGCCGAGGCGGTCGCCCGGCAGGTGGCGATCGCCGCCGGGCAGCCGGCCAGCTTCGACGGGGCGGCGAAGGCCGTCACCGACCGGCTGACCGCGCTGGGCGTGCCGCTGACCGGGGTGGTGATCACCGACGGCAGCGGTCTGGCCAAGGCCAACCTGATCCCGCCGATCACCCTGGTGAAGGTGCTCGCCGCGGCCGCCTCCCCGGACCACCCGGAGCTGCGCCCGGTGCTCACCGGCCTGCCGATCGCGGGCTTCACCGGCACCCTGGTGAACCGTTTCGGCGCCAAGTCGGGTGCGGCCGAGGCGGCGGGCATCGTGCGCGCCAAGACCGGCACCCTGCAGGGCGTCAACACGCTGGCCGGCACCGTGGTGGACGCCGACGGGCGGGTGCTGGCGTTCGCCCTGATGACCCGCACCACCGCCGACCCGACCGCTGCCCGGGCGGCGGTCGACCGGATCGTGGCCCGGATCGCCGCCTGCGGCTGCTGA
- a CDS encoding zinc-dependent metalloprotease codes for MTSASGGAEMVDWDLAVATAARLARPGPRVSREEARAVVAELRRHAAEAERHVREYTRMGSAETAGTPVLVVDRPGWVRANVAGFRTVVRPLTDRLAARRSAGRGAAAAGAAGAKATGVEVGLVLAFLSAKVLGQYETFAPPELPSAPDSPETLFDQPRRGLAVPPGRLLLVAPNIVQVERELDVAPHDFRLWVCLHEETHRTQFTAVPWLRDHIQSEVQDFLAQTDVDPAAFLERLREALGGIPGLGGRGNGSSAGSLTELVQTPAQREILARLTAVMSLLEGHADVVMDGVGPAVVPSVAEIREKFQRRRDRGSGRLDLVLRRVLGMDAKLRQYQDGAVFVRGVVERVGMEGFNRVWTSPNTLPTKDEIHDPASWVARVIG; via the coding sequence ATGACGAGCGCTAGCGGCGGTGCGGAGATGGTGGACTGGGATCTCGCGGTGGCTACCGCGGCGCGGCTCGCCCGGCCCGGGCCGCGGGTCTCCCGGGAGGAGGCCCGCGCGGTGGTCGCCGAGCTGCGCCGGCACGCCGCGGAGGCGGAGCGGCACGTGCGCGAGTACACCCGGATGGGGTCCGCGGAGACGGCCGGCACCCCGGTGCTGGTGGTGGACCGGCCCGGCTGGGTGCGGGCCAACGTGGCGGGGTTCCGGACGGTGGTGCGGCCGCTGACCGACCGGCTGGCGGCCCGCCGCTCGGCGGGCCGGGGCGCGGCCGCGGCCGGCGCGGCGGGGGCCAAGGCGACGGGGGTGGAGGTCGGCCTGGTGCTGGCGTTCCTGTCGGCGAAGGTGCTCGGCCAGTACGAGACCTTCGCCCCGCCGGAGCTGCCGAGCGCCCCGGACAGCCCGGAGACGCTGTTCGACCAGCCGCGCCGGGGCCTGGCGGTGCCGCCCGGGCGGCTGCTGCTGGTGGCGCCGAACATCGTCCAGGTGGAGCGCGAACTCGACGTCGCCCCGCACGACTTCCGGCTCTGGGTGTGCCTGCACGAGGAGACCCACCGGACCCAGTTCACCGCGGTGCCGTGGCTGCGCGACCACATCCAGTCCGAGGTGCAGGACTTCCTGGCGCAGACCGACGTCGACCCGGCGGCGTTCCTGGAGCGGCTGCGCGAGGCGCTGGGCGGCATCCCGGGCCTGGGCGGCCGGGGCAACGGCTCGTCCGCGGGCAGCCTGACCGAGCTGGTGCAGACGCCCGCGCAGCGGGAGATCCTGGCCCGGCTGACCGCGGTGATGTCGCTGCTGGAGGGCCACGCGGACGTGGTGATGGACGGCGTGGGCCCGGCGGTGGTGCCCTCGGTGGCGGAGATCCGGGAGAAGTTCCAGCGCCGCCGCGACCGCGGCAGCGGCCGGCTCGACCTGGTGCTGCGCCGGGTGCTCGGGATGGACGCCAAGCTGCGGCAGTACCAGGACGGGGCGGTGTTCGTCCGCGGCGTGGTGGAGCGGGTCGGGATGGAGGGGTTCAACCGGGTGTGGACCTCGCCGAACACGCTGCCGACCAAGGACGAGATCCACGACCCGGCGTCCTGGGTGGCCCGCGTCATCGGCTGA
- the tilS gene encoding tRNA lysidine(34) synthetase TilS: MGPHPAVAAIRLAVRRTLAELAAEAGVTPGGPVRDRATPAPVPVPALAGTATVPGTLIGNARRHPSGLPRTPAAPGSPLVLVAVSGGADSMALATATAFEAPKLGLRVGAVTVDHGLQDGSAERAELVAVRLRELGLDPVEAVAVRVGRAGGPESAARDARYAALDLAAERHGALAVLLGHTRDDQAETVLLGLARGSGSRSLAGMPAQKGRYRRPLLELDRAATRQACTAQSIPVWDDPHNADPAYTRSRVRHEVLPVLEKHLGGGVVEALARTARLFRDDADALDQWAALAERDLRAPDGALDVGKLAELPPAVRRRVLRRAALRAGCPAGDLFARHLESVDLLVTGWRGQGPLHLPGGVEAVRRCGTLVFRRPGD, encoded by the coding sequence ATGGGCCCACACCCCGCTGTCGCGGCGATACGCCTCGCCGTCCGCCGTACCCTCGCCGAGCTCGCCGCCGAGGCGGGCGTCACCCCGGGCGGGCCGGTGCGCGACCGTGCCACGCCCGCCCCCGTGCCGGTGCCCGCGCTGGCCGGCACCGCGACCGTGCCCGGCACGCTGATCGGCAACGCCCGCCGGCACCCCTCCGGCCTGCCCCGCACGCCCGCCGCGCCCGGCTCCCCGCTGGTGCTGGTGGCGGTCTCCGGCGGCGCCGACTCGATGGCGCTGGCCACCGCCACCGCCTTCGAGGCCCCCAAGCTCGGCCTGCGGGTCGGCGCGGTCACCGTCGACCACGGCCTGCAGGACGGCTCCGCCGAACGCGCCGAACTGGTCGCCGTCCGGCTGCGCGAACTCGGCCTCGACCCGGTGGAGGCCGTCGCGGTGCGGGTGGGCCGCGCGGGCGGCCCGGAGAGCGCCGCCCGGGACGCCCGCTACGCCGCCCTCGACCTGGCCGCCGAACGCCACGGCGCGCTCGCCGTGCTGCTCGGCCACACCCGCGACGACCAGGCGGAGACGGTGCTGCTGGGCCTGGCCCGCGGCTCCGGGTCCCGCTCGCTGGCCGGGATGCCCGCGCAGAAGGGCCGCTACCGCCGCCCGCTGCTGGAGCTCGACCGGGCCGCCACCCGGCAGGCCTGCACCGCGCAGTCCATCCCGGTCTGGGACGACCCGCACAACGCCGATCCGGCCTACACCCGCTCCCGGGTCCGCCACGAGGTGCTGCCGGTGCTGGAGAAGCACCTGGGCGGCGGCGTGGTCGAGGCGCTGGCCCGCACCGCCCGGCTGTTCCGCGACGACGCCGACGCGCTGGACCAGTGGGCCGCCCTCGCCGAGCGCGACCTGCGCGCCCCGGACGGCGCGCTGGACGTCGGCAAGCTCGCCGAACTGCCGCCCGCGGTGCGCCGCCGGGTGCTGCGCCGGGCCGCGCTGCGGGCGGGCTGCCCGGCCGGCGACCTGTTCGCCCGGCACCTGGAATCCGTGGACCTGCTGGTCACCGGCTGGCGCGGCCAGGGCCCGCTGCACCTACCCGGGGGCGTCGAAGCCGTGCGCCGGTGTGGCACGCTGGTGTTTCGGCGGCCGGGCGACTGA
- the hpt gene encoding hypoxanthine phosphoribosyltransferase: MDQNDMGADLAKVLISKDEIDAKLVELAARIDQDYAGKDLLLVGVLKGAVMVMADLARALHSQVTMDWMAVSSYGMGTKSSGVVRILKDLDTDIAGRDVLIVEDIIDSGLTLSWLLGNLGSRGPASLKVCTLLRKPDAAKVEIDVEYVGFDIPNEFVVGYGLDYAEKLRNLPFIGTLAPHVYGG; encoded by the coding sequence GTGGACCAGAACGACATGGGCGCAGACCTCGCGAAGGTGCTCATCAGCAAGGACGAGATCGACGCCAAGCTGGTGGAGCTGGCCGCGCGGATCGACCAGGACTACGCGGGGAAGGACCTCCTGCTGGTCGGAGTCCTCAAGGGCGCCGTGATGGTGATGGCCGACCTGGCCCGGGCCCTGCACAGCCAGGTGACCATGGACTGGATGGCGGTCTCCTCGTACGGCATGGGCACCAAGTCCTCCGGGGTGGTGCGCATCCTCAAGGACCTCGACACCGACATCGCCGGCCGGGACGTGCTGATCGTCGAGGACATCATCGACTCCGGTCTGACGCTGTCCTGGCTGCTCGGCAACCTCGGCTCGCGCGGTCCGGCCTCGCTGAAGGTGTGCACCCTGCTGCGCAAGCCGGACGCCGCCAAGGTGGAGATCGACGTCGAGTACGTGGGCTTCGACATCCCCAACGAGTTCGTGGTCGGCTACGGCCTGGACTACGCCGAGAAGCTGCGCAACCTGCCGTTCATCGGCACCCTGGCGCCGCACGTCTACGGGGGCTGA
- the ftsH gene encoding ATP-dependent zinc metalloprotease FtsH, with translation MDVKRYFRAPIMWVVLAALAVFALMELVSDSSGYKTADTGQVISAINSDQVKSAQLTTGDSNLIKIQLKDGQKLQAGSNGKSPSGTRFQASYTGEQQAADLAKNLQDKFQADKIPDGYTVSPEKQSTFVSLLFSMLPIVIIVVVFLFLMNQMQGGGSRVMQFGKSKAKLLTKDTPKTTFADVAGADEAVEELHEIKEFLQEPAKFQAVGAKIPKGVLLYGPPGTGKTLLARAVAGEAGVPFYSISGSDFVEMFVGVGASRVRDLFEQAKANAPAIIFVDEIDAVGRHRGAGLGGGHDEREQTLNQLLVEMDGFDVKGGVILIAATNRPDILDPALLRPGRFDRQIAVDRPDLQGRLDILKVHQKGKPIAPDVDLSAVAKRTPGFTGADLSNVLNEAALLTARTDKKLIDNLVLDEAIDRVVAGPQKRSRIMSDKEKKITAYHEGGHALVAAACNYSDPVHKITILSRGRALGYTMVLPDEDKYSTTRNEMLDQLSYMLGGRAAEELVFHDPTTGASNDIEKATATARAMVTQYGMSERLGAIKFGSSDSEPFLGREMGHQRDYSEEVAGLVDEEVKKLIETAHNEAWEILVENRDVLDNLVLELLEKETLNKEQIAEIFTPVIKRPPRPAWTGSARRTPSTRPPVQSPKELALTNGAAAGSTDPVDVVKLPPVDGGQVES, from the coding sequence ATGGACGTCAAGCGATACTTCCGTGCGCCGATCATGTGGGTCGTGCTGGCCGCCCTCGCCGTGTTCGCGTTGATGGAGCTCGTCTCGGACTCGAGCGGCTACAAGACTGCGGACACCGGACAGGTCATCAGCGCTATCAACAGCGACCAGGTGAAGTCGGCGCAGCTCACCACCGGTGACTCGAATCTCATCAAGATCCAGCTGAAGGACGGCCAGAAGCTGCAGGCGGGCTCGAACGGCAAGTCGCCGTCCGGCACCCGCTTCCAGGCCTCGTACACCGGAGAGCAGCAGGCCGCCGACCTGGCCAAGAACCTCCAGGACAAGTTCCAGGCCGACAAGATCCCCGACGGTTACACCGTCAGCCCCGAGAAGCAGTCGACGTTCGTCAGCCTGCTCTTCTCGATGCTGCCGATCGTGATCATCGTGGTGGTCTTCCTGTTCCTGATGAACCAGATGCAGGGCGGCGGCTCCCGGGTCATGCAGTTCGGCAAGTCGAAGGCCAAGCTGCTGACCAAGGACACCCCCAAGACCACGTTCGCCGACGTCGCCGGCGCCGACGAGGCGGTCGAGGAGCTCCACGAGATCAAGGAGTTCCTGCAGGAGCCGGCCAAGTTCCAGGCGGTCGGCGCCAAGATCCCCAAGGGCGTGCTGCTGTACGGCCCGCCCGGCACCGGCAAGACCCTGCTGGCCCGCGCCGTCGCGGGCGAGGCGGGCGTTCCGTTCTACTCGATCTCCGGCTCGGACTTCGTCGAGATGTTCGTCGGCGTCGGCGCCAGCCGGGTCCGCGACCTGTTCGAGCAGGCCAAGGCGAACGCCCCGGCGATCATCTTCGTCGACGAGATCGACGCCGTCGGCCGGCACCGCGGTGCGGGCCTCGGCGGCGGCCACGACGAGCGCGAGCAGACCCTCAACCAGCTGCTGGTCGAGATGGACGGCTTCGACGTCAAGGGCGGCGTGATCCTGATCGCCGCCACCAACCGCCCCGACATCCTGGACCCGGCGCTGCTGCGCCCCGGCCGTTTCGACCGCCAGATCGCGGTCGACCGCCCGGACCTCCAGGGCCGGCTGGACATCCTCAAGGTGCACCAGAAGGGCAAGCCGATCGCGCCGGACGTCGACCTCTCGGCCGTCGCCAAGCGCACCCCCGGCTTCACCGGCGCCGACCTGTCGAACGTGCTGAACGAGGCGGCGCTGCTGACCGCCCGCACGGACAAGAAGCTGATCGACAACCTGGTGCTGGACGAGGCGATCGACCGCGTCGTGGCCGGTCCGCAGAAGCGTTCGCGGATCATGTCCGACAAGGAGAAGAAGATCACCGCGTACCACGAGGGCGGCCACGCCCTGGTCGCGGCGGCCTGCAACTACTCCGACCCGGTGCACAAGATCACCATCCTGTCCCGGGGCCGTGCCCTGGGCTACACGATGGTGCTGCCGGACGAGGACAAGTACTCGACCACCCGCAACGAGATGCTCGACCAGCTGTCGTACATGCTGGGCGGCCGGGCGGCGGAGGAGCTGGTCTTCCACGACCCGACCACCGGCGCCTCGAACGACATCGAGAAGGCCACCGCCACGGCGCGGGCCATGGTCACCCAGTACGGCATGAGCGAGCGCCTCGGCGCGATCAAGTTCGGCTCCTCCGACTCCGAGCCGTTCCTCGGCCGCGAGATGGGCCACCAGCGCGACTACTCGGAAGAGGTCGCCGGGCTGGTGGACGAGGAGGTCAAGAAGCTGATCGAGACCGCCCACAACGAGGCCTGGGAGATCCTGGTCGAGAACCGGGACGTGCTCGACAACCTGGTCCTCGAACTGCTGGAGAAGGAGACGCTGAACAAGGAGCAGATCGCCGAGATCTTCACTCCGGTGATCAAGCGTCCCCCGCGTCCGGCGTGGACCGGTTCGGCCCGCCGCACCCCGTCCACCCGGCCGCCGGTGCAGTCGCCGAAGGAGCTGGCGCTGACCAACGGGGCTGCCGCCGGCAGCACCGACCCGGTCGACGTGGTCAAGCTCCCGCCGGTCGACGGCGGCCAGGTCGAGAGCTGA
- the folE gene encoding GTP cyclohydrolase I FolE, producing MIDPVTLDGESTVGQFDQKRAENAVRELLLAVGEDPDREGLLETPARVARAYKEIFAGLWQQPEDVLTTTFDLGHDEMVLVKDIEVFSTCEHHLVPFRGVAHVGYIPSTSGKITGLSKLARLVDVYARRPQVQERLTSQVADALMRILEPRGAIVVIECEHMCMSMRGIRKPGAKTITSAVRGQLRDPATRNEAMSLIIAR from the coding sequence ATGATCGACCCGGTGACGCTCGACGGTGAGTCCACCGTCGGCCAGTTCGACCAGAAGCGGGCCGAGAACGCCGTCCGCGAGCTGCTCCTCGCGGTCGGCGAGGACCCGGACCGCGAAGGCCTGCTGGAGACGCCGGCCCGGGTCGCCCGCGCCTACAAGGAGATATTCGCGGGCCTGTGGCAGCAGCCGGAGGACGTGCTCACCACCACCTTCGACCTCGGTCACGACGAGATGGTGCTGGTCAAGGACATCGAGGTGTTCTCCACCTGCGAGCACCACCTGGTCCCGTTCCGCGGTGTCGCGCACGTCGGCTACATCCCCTCCACCAGCGGCAAGATCACCGGCCTGTCGAAGCTGGCCCGGCTGGTCGACGTGTACGCCCGCCGCCCGCAGGTGCAGGAGCGCCTCACCAGCCAGGTCGCGGACGCGCTGATGCGCATCCTGGAGCCGCGCGGCGCGATCGTGGTGATCGAGTGCGAGCACATGTGCATGTCGATGCGCGGCATCCGCAAGCCCGGCGCGAAGACCATCACCTCGGCGGTCCGCGGCCAGCTGCGCGACCCCGCCACCCGCAACGAGGCGATGAGCCTGATCATCGCCCGCTGA
- a CDS encoding esterase family protein, with product MELTSRALVYALGAVAAAALLATLWLWPRLARQRPLPLLGRIALLTVTQVSVLSVLLLSVNDSYGFYSSWNDLLRPGAAPVALAAARAPGAAPDAPVLVRPSAEGGLEGVKDVLPEGPPEEVGRVDSVRITGTASGLADQVFVYLPPEYFNQRYARERFPVLLALAGYPGPSLHLVEGLRLPHTAADLQRDGQLAPTVIVMARPTVAPPRNTECVDVPGGPRAETWFAQDVPAALRSAYRVGRSAGSWGVFGYSTGGSCALRLGMRHPEVFGSAAGLHADYTVPNDRWTDGDLFRGDRAAAQQCDLNWRLKNLPAPAENLLVVSTRAEEDFPATEQFLAAAKQVAAAHPEFRVDSLVLPDGGHSFETWRRELPATLEWLSDHLAPPPDREPRS from the coding sequence ATGGAGCTGACCAGCCGGGCACTGGTGTACGCGCTGGGAGCGGTGGCCGCGGCCGCCCTGCTCGCCACCCTCTGGCTGTGGCCCCGGCTGGCCCGCCAGCGCCCGCTGCCGCTGCTCGGCCGGATCGCGCTGCTGACCGTCACTCAGGTGTCGGTGCTGTCGGTGCTGCTGCTGTCGGTCAACGACTCGTACGGGTTCTACAGCTCCTGGAACGACCTGCTGCGCCCCGGCGCCGCCCCGGTCGCGCTGGCCGCCGCCCGCGCCCCCGGCGCCGCCCCGGACGCCCCCGTGCTGGTGCGGCCGAGCGCCGAGGGCGGGCTGGAGGGCGTCAAGGACGTGCTGCCCGAGGGGCCGCCGGAGGAGGTCGGCCGGGTCGACTCGGTGCGGATCACCGGGACGGCGTCCGGCCTGGCCGACCAGGTCTTCGTCTACCTGCCGCCCGAGTACTTCAACCAGCGCTACGCCCGGGAGCGCTTCCCGGTGCTGCTCGCGCTGGCCGGCTACCCGGGGCCCTCGCTGCACCTGGTGGAGGGGCTGCGGCTGCCGCACACCGCCGCCGACCTCCAGCGCGACGGGCAGCTGGCCCCGACCGTGATCGTGATGGCCCGCCCCACCGTCGCCCCGCCCCGCAACACCGAGTGCGTGGACGTGCCCGGCGGCCCGCGGGCCGAGACCTGGTTCGCCCAGGACGTCCCGGCGGCGCTGCGCTCCGCCTACCGGGTCGGCCGCTCGGCCGGGTCCTGGGGGGTGTTCGGGTACTCCACCGGCGGGTCCTGCGCGCTGCGCCTGGGGATGCGCCACCCGGAGGTGTTCGGCAGCGCGGCCGGGCTGCACGCCGACTACACCGTGCCCAACGACCGGTGGACCGACGGCGACCTGTTCCGCGGCGACCGGGCCGCCGCCCAGCAGTGCGACCTGAACTGGCGACTGAAGAACCTGCCCGCGCCGGCCGAGAACCTGCTGGTGGTGTCCACCCGCGCCGAGGAGGACTTCCCGGCCACCGAGCAGTTCCTGGCGGCCGCGAAGCAGGTCGCCGCGGCCCACCCCGAGTTCCGGGTCGACTCGCTGGTGCTGCCGGACGGCGGCCACTCCTTCGAGACCTGGCGCCGCGAACTCCCGGCCACCCTGGAGTGGCTCAGCGACCACCTGGCTCCGCCGCCGGACCGCGAACCCCGGTCATGA